In one window of Corallococcus macrosporus DNA:
- a CDS encoding isopenicillin N synthase family oxygenase has translation MADTSSMNIPTVDLLDLASGEPARLERAAAALREAFGVFGLVFVKNHGVDAPALERFYDAFSAFVARPDAEKRPLGRADFWYQRGWTPPNTEVAVASNGQPDFKECYFAAPTPTDPQSAMEFPELYPENIWPDDAPPFFQEGLLTLGRSLHEAGLKLLRGAALALKLPEDTFTAACEKAPHVTRALQYLPLGPTQVNTGILWGEEHTDFNLLTLLPGGRFLNPEGRPAAKPDDQSGLYLRTRATPDAPQGEMVRGTAPAGCIVAQVGQQLEILTGGTFLATPHVITAPGVPGWQRQSAAHFMHVHTSQVLFPLPGFRTPEAVANYAPPVLAGTYDIKTLVDIGLAPPAALDKLGYRHYDRLNRMRATS, from the coding sequence ATGGCGGACACCTCCTCGATGAACATTCCGACGGTCGACCTGCTGGACCTCGCGTCGGGTGAACCGGCTCGCCTCGAGCGCGCCGCGGCGGCCCTGCGCGAGGCCTTTGGCGTCTTCGGCCTCGTGTTCGTGAAGAACCACGGCGTGGACGCGCCCGCGCTGGAGCGCTTCTACGACGCGTTCTCCGCCTTCGTGGCCCGCCCGGACGCGGAGAAGCGCCCCCTGGGCCGCGCGGACTTCTGGTACCAGCGCGGCTGGACGCCTCCCAACACGGAGGTCGCCGTCGCGAGCAACGGGCAGCCGGACTTCAAGGAGTGCTACTTCGCGGCGCCCACCCCCACGGACCCGCAGTCCGCCATGGAGTTCCCGGAGCTGTACCCGGAGAACATCTGGCCGGACGACGCGCCGCCCTTCTTCCAGGAGGGGCTGCTCACCCTGGGCCGCTCGCTGCACGAGGCCGGCCTCAAGCTGCTGCGCGGCGCCGCGCTGGCGCTGAAGCTGCCGGAGGACACCTTCACCGCCGCCTGCGAGAAGGCGCCCCACGTCACGCGCGCGCTCCAGTACCTGCCGCTGGGCCCCACCCAGGTGAACACCGGCATCCTCTGGGGCGAGGAGCACACGGACTTCAACCTGCTGACGCTCTTGCCCGGAGGCCGGTTCCTCAACCCCGAGGGCCGCCCCGCCGCGAAGCCGGACGACCAGAGCGGCCTGTACCTGCGCACGCGCGCGACGCCGGACGCGCCGCAGGGCGAGATGGTGCGCGGCACCGCGCCCGCGGGCTGCATCGTGGCGCAGGTGGGCCAGCAGCTGGAGATCCTCACGGGCGGCACGTTCCTCGCCACGCCGCACGTCATCACCGCGCCGGGCGTGCCCGGGTGGCAGCGGCAGTCCGCCGCGCACTTCATGCACGTGCACACCAGCCAGGTGCTCTTCCCGCTGCCCGGCTTCCGCACGCCGGAGGCGGTGGCCAACTACGCGCCGCCGGTGCTCGCGGGCACGTACGACATCAAGACGCTGGTGGACATCGGCCTCGCGCCGCCCGCCGCGCTCGACAAGCTGGGCTACCGCCACTACGACCGGCTCAACCGGATGCGCGCGACCTCATAA
- a CDS encoding glutamine amidotransferase-related protein, which translates to MRAVVVEHEEHEGPGLLGPALEAAGFTLVRRFRTVKREDVDAPLMVVMGGPMGVYEADAHPFLNEELSLLGERLAYDRACVGVCLGAQLLAAAAGATVSPGKNGFEVGVGPVRWTPDALKDPVVAGVKPRTAVAHWHGDTYTPVPGATLLASTDRYTQQAFRLGKSYGFQFHLELTAAELGRWLELGAEDLVTRGKDVEALKAQLPKLKSAEAENTELLHRLAHQLAKGLR; encoded by the coding sequence ATGCGCGCGGTGGTGGTCGAGCACGAGGAGCACGAGGGGCCGGGTCTGCTGGGCCCCGCGCTGGAGGCGGCGGGCTTCACGCTGGTGCGGCGCTTCCGGACGGTGAAGCGCGAGGACGTGGACGCGCCGCTGATGGTGGTGATGGGCGGCCCCATGGGCGTGTACGAGGCGGACGCCCACCCGTTCCTCAACGAAGAGCTGTCGCTGCTGGGCGAGCGGCTGGCGTACGACCGCGCGTGCGTGGGCGTGTGCCTGGGTGCGCAGTTGCTGGCCGCGGCGGCCGGGGCGACGGTGTCTCCGGGCAAGAACGGCTTCGAGGTGGGGGTGGGGCCGGTGCGCTGGACGCCGGACGCGCTGAAGGATCCGGTGGTGGCGGGCGTGAAGCCGCGCACGGCGGTGGCGCACTGGCACGGGGATACGTACACGCCGGTGCCCGGCGCGACGCTGCTGGCGTCCACGGACCGGTACACGCAGCAGGCGTTCCGGCTGGGGAAGTCTTACGGCTTCCAGTTCCACCTGGAGCTGACGGCCGCGGAGCTGGGGCGCTGGCTGGAGCTGGGGGCGGAGGACCTGGTCACGCGGGGCAAGGACGTGGAGGCGCTGAAGGCGCAGCTGCCCAAGCTGAAGTCGGCGGAGGCGGAGAACACGGAGCTGCTGCACCGGCTCGCGCATCAGCTGGCCAAGGGCCTACGCTGA
- a CDS encoding AAA family ATPase translates to MKLTRLHVHHYRGLAPDTVLTFGPTLNVVVGATGSGRTTLLELVSAVLCSDFSGLLREPFALEYALRFDALTVDVAVRNEPPAALPATAGEGGPEGPGAALALPPGALAHGLMPSIVATVRWDAAEDARLVMRASATGFACEVAGAAGFSKRMHWSVLDRSVWTLLFMAAQYLERGVKDRLKDLLRETFLLAPPRFDESLGMFERIGAIRYAMEQRGEELFPLGLMALPTWMPGWLREQVEREPVPPALLLRHDAMPQSFLARFVTLAGFASGTLSVDVTETTTLSQGGRLGFSGFRFAFVRADGTPVTQEQLGHGQKRLLSFLYYLDVHEAFVIADELADGLHPDLVRACVHDVGARQAFITSQSPLVFEHLTFANAEQLRTSLIRCETGAGQGGWRWTQPTPEEAARWFDAYRAGAVPLGAVLRAQGFA, encoded by the coding sequence ATGAAGCTGACCCGCCTGCATGTGCACCACTACCGCGGGCTCGCGCCGGACACGGTGCTGACGTTCGGCCCCACGCTCAACGTGGTGGTGGGCGCGACGGGCAGCGGCCGCACGACGCTGCTGGAGCTGGTGTCCGCGGTGCTGTGCTCGGACTTCTCCGGGCTGCTGCGTGAGCCGTTCGCGCTGGAGTACGCGCTGCGCTTCGACGCGCTGACGGTGGACGTGGCCGTGCGCAACGAGCCGCCCGCGGCCCTGCCCGCCACGGCGGGGGAGGGCGGCCCCGAGGGTCCGGGCGCCGCGCTGGCGCTGCCGCCCGGGGCGCTGGCGCACGGGCTGATGCCGTCCATCGTGGCCACGGTGCGGTGGGACGCGGCGGAGGACGCGCGGCTCGTCATGCGCGCGAGCGCCACGGGCTTCGCGTGCGAGGTGGCGGGCGCGGCAGGCTTCTCCAAGCGCATGCACTGGTCGGTGCTGGACCGCTCCGTGTGGACGCTGCTCTTCATGGCCGCGCAGTACCTGGAGCGCGGCGTGAAGGACCGGCTCAAGGACCTGCTGCGGGAGACGTTCCTGCTGGCGCCGCCGCGCTTCGACGAATCCCTGGGCATGTTCGAGCGCATCGGCGCCATCCGCTACGCGATGGAGCAGCGCGGAGAGGAGCTGTTCCCGCTGGGCCTCATGGCGCTGCCCACGTGGATGCCCGGCTGGCTGCGCGAGCAGGTGGAGCGCGAGCCCGTGCCCCCGGCGCTGCTCCTGCGCCACGACGCCATGCCCCAAAGCTTCCTCGCGCGCTTCGTGACGCTGGCGGGCTTCGCGTCGGGCACGCTGTCCGTCGACGTGACGGAGACGACGACGCTGTCCCAGGGCGGACGGCTGGGCTTCAGCGGCTTCCGCTTCGCGTTCGTGCGCGCGGACGGCACGCCGGTGACGCAGGAGCAGCTGGGGCATGGCCAGAAGCGGCTGTTGTCCTTCCTCTACTACCTGGACGTGCACGAGGCCTTCGTCATCGCGGACGAGCTGGCGGACGGCCTGCATCCGGACCTGGTGCGCGCGTGCGTGCACGACGTGGGCGCACGGCAGGCCTTCATCACCAGCCAGAGCCCGCTCGTGTTCGAGCACCTGACGTTCGCCAACGCGGAGCAGCTGCGCACGTCGTTGATCCGCTGCGAGACGGGCGCGGGGCAGGGCGGCTGGCGGTGGACGCAGCCGACGCCGGAGGAGGCCGCGCGGTGGTTCGACGCGTACCGCGCGGGCGCCGTGCCGCTGGGCGCGGTGCTGCGCGCCCAGGGCTTCGCGTGA
- a CDS encoding fumarate hydratase has product MSDFQFQDMLPLGKDETPYRLLTKEGVSTFEAGGRSFLQVEPEALTLLTREAMRDISHLLRPGHLQQLANILQDPEASSNDKFVAVELLKNANIAAGGVLPSCQDTGTAIVMGKKGQYVLTRGGDEAAISRGVFDTYLTSNLRYSQMAPLDMYKEVNTGNNLPAQIELYATDGDAYKFLFMAKGGGSANKSYLFQETKAVLNPQSLLAFLEQKIRSLGTAACPPYHLAIVVGGTSAEFALKTAKYASARYLDTLPTTGNALGRGFRDVELEQEVLKLTQRTGIGAQFGGKYFCHDVRVIRLPRHGASCPVAIAVSCSADRQALGKITRDGVFLEALETDPAKYLPETAETDLSGDVVKLDLNRPMSDLRAELSRYPIKTRLSLSGSLVVARDIAHAKIKERLDRGEGMPQYLKDHMVYYAGPAKTPEGYASGSFGPTTAGRMDAYVDQFQAEGGSFVMLAKGNRSPAVTEACKKHGGFYLGSIGGPAARLAQDCIKKVEVLEYAELGMEAVWKIDVVDFPAFIVVDDKGNDFFANINKPSAKK; this is encoded by the coding sequence ATGAGTGACTTCCAGTTCCAGGACATGCTGCCGCTTGGCAAGGACGAGACGCCCTACCGCCTGCTCACGAAGGAGGGCGTCTCCACGTTCGAGGCCGGCGGCCGGTCCTTCCTGCAGGTGGAGCCGGAGGCGCTCACGCTGCTCACCCGCGAGGCCATGCGGGACATCTCGCACCTCTTGCGCCCCGGGCACCTCCAGCAGTTGGCGAACATCCTCCAGGACCCGGAGGCGTCCTCCAACGACAAGTTCGTCGCGGTGGAGCTGCTCAAGAACGCGAACATCGCCGCGGGCGGCGTGCTCCCCTCCTGCCAGGACACCGGCACCGCCATCGTGATGGGCAAGAAGGGCCAGTACGTCCTCACCCGCGGCGGCGACGAGGCGGCCATCTCCAGGGGCGTGTTCGACACGTACCTCACGTCGAACCTGCGCTACTCGCAGATGGCGCCGCTGGACATGTACAAGGAGGTCAACACGGGCAACAACCTGCCCGCGCAGATCGAGCTCTACGCGACCGACGGCGACGCCTACAAGTTCCTCTTCATGGCCAAGGGCGGCGGCTCCGCGAACAAGAGCTACCTCTTCCAGGAGACGAAGGCCGTCCTCAACCCGCAGAGCCTGCTCGCGTTCCTGGAGCAGAAGATCCGCTCGCTGGGCACCGCCGCGTGCCCGCCGTACCACCTGGCCATCGTCGTGGGCGGCACGTCCGCGGAGTTCGCGCTGAAGACGGCGAAGTACGCCTCCGCGCGCTACCTGGACACGCTTCCCACCACCGGCAACGCGCTGGGCCGGGGCTTCCGCGACGTGGAGCTGGAGCAGGAGGTGCTCAAGCTCACGCAGCGCACCGGCATTGGCGCGCAGTTCGGCGGCAAGTACTTCTGCCATGACGTGCGCGTCATCCGCCTGCCCCGCCACGGCGCGTCCTGCCCGGTGGCCATCGCGGTGTCGTGCTCCGCGGACCGGCAGGCCCTGGGCAAGATCACCCGCGACGGCGTCTTCCTGGAGGCGCTGGAGACGGACCCCGCGAAGTACCTGCCGGAGACGGCGGAGACGGACCTGTCCGGGGACGTGGTGAAGCTGGACCTCAACCGCCCCATGAGCGACCTGCGCGCGGAGCTGTCGCGCTACCCCATCAAGACGCGCCTGTCGCTGTCGGGCTCGCTGGTGGTGGCGCGCGACATCGCGCACGCGAAGATCAAGGAGCGCCTGGACCGGGGCGAGGGCATGCCCCAGTACCTCAAGGACCACATGGTCTACTACGCGGGCCCGGCGAAGACGCCGGAGGGCTATGCGTCCGGTTCGTTCGGTCCCACCACCGCGGGCCGCATGGACGCGTACGTGGATCAGTTCCAGGCAGAGGGCGGCAGCTTCGTGATGCTCGCCAAGGGCAACCGCTCGCCGGCCGTCACGGAGGCGTGCAAGAAGCACGGCGGCTTCTACCTGGGCTCCATCGGCGGCCCCGCGGCGCGGCTGGCGCAGGACTGCATCAAGAAGGTGGAGGTCCTGGAGTACGCCGAGCTGGGCATGGAGGCCGTGTGGAAGATCGACGTGGTCGACTTCCCGGCCTTCATCGTCGTGGACGACAAGGGCAACGACTTCTTCGCGAACATCAACAAGCCGTCCGCGAAGAAGTAG
- a CDS encoding M35 family metallo-endopeptidase has product MSKSLRGFKWLMGTVVGVSLLSGCGAPPAEGESTPAEATEQAQGALTAQVSVGKASMAASERVTVEVTLTNTSSAPVSIYKWDAPGEGLNEGRLSVSRDGQAVEYTGAHFKRVLGRSEDLITLAPGQSISGPVVVSDAYDLSVSGTYSIRYELEARAGVTALSSNSVSLFIEGRRNSREEAEAMRQVTGQSLAYSGACTSSEQSSISTAFNSAKTYSNNAVSYLSATPSATSRYTTWFGTYSSTGWSEIKTHFTKIANAFASAAVVVDCSCNESGTYAYVYPGSPYKIYVCGAFWSAPNTGTDSRAGTLVHEMSHFTVVAGTDDWAYGQTAAKNLAKSNPTRARDNADSHEYFAENTPSLP; this is encoded by the coding sequence GTGAGCAAGAGCCTTCGCGGTTTCAAGTGGCTGATGGGCACGGTGGTCGGCGTTTCCCTGCTGAGTGGTTGCGGCGCTCCTCCGGCGGAGGGGGAGTCCACCCCGGCCGAGGCCACGGAGCAGGCCCAGGGCGCCCTGACGGCGCAGGTGTCCGTGGGCAAGGCCTCCATGGCCGCCAGCGAGCGCGTGACGGTGGAGGTGACGCTGACCAACACGTCCTCCGCGCCGGTCAGCATCTACAAGTGGGACGCGCCGGGCGAGGGCCTCAACGAGGGCCGCCTGTCGGTGTCGCGTGACGGCCAGGCCGTGGAGTACACCGGCGCGCACTTCAAGCGCGTGCTGGGCCGCTCCGAGGACCTGATTACCCTGGCCCCCGGCCAGAGCATCTCCGGCCCGGTCGTCGTGTCGGACGCGTATGACCTGTCCGTCTCCGGCACCTACAGCATCCGCTACGAGCTGGAGGCGCGCGCGGGCGTGACGGCGCTGTCGTCCAACTCGGTCAGCCTCTTCATCGAGGGGCGCCGCAACAGCCGCGAGGAGGCGGAGGCGATGCGCCAGGTGACGGGCCAGAGCCTGGCCTACTCCGGCGCCTGCACCAGCTCCGAGCAGAGCAGCATCAGCACCGCCTTCAACAGCGCGAAGACGTACTCCAACAACGCGGTCAGCTACCTGAGCGCCACGCCCTCCGCGACCAGCCGCTACACCACGTGGTTCGGCACGTACTCCAGCACCGGCTGGAGCGAGATCAAGACGCACTTCACCAAGATCGCCAACGCGTTCGCCAGCGCGGCCGTCGTGGTGGACTGCAGCTGCAACGAGAGCGGGACGTACGCGTACGTGTACCCGGGCTCGCCGTACAAGATCTACGTGTGCGGCGCCTTCTGGAGCGCCCCCAACACGGGCACGGACTCGCGCGCGGGCACGCTGGTCCACGAGATGAGCCACTTCACCGTCGTGGCCGGTACGGACGACTGGGCCTACGGCCAGACGGCCGCGAAGAACCTGGCCAAGTCCAACCCCACGCGCGCGCGTGACAACGCGGACAGCCACGAATACTTCGCGGAGAACACCCCCTCGCTGCCGTAA
- a CDS encoding MFS transporter, producing the protein MDSPSAPAPSIFRHRDFRLYQIARLCAVLAAQIESVAIGWQVYELTGSALALGYTGLAQFVPFLAFSLLGGQVADRYDRRRILALCQGVMMVCSLLLLSFTLGHFQDVRLVYGILVLFGTARAFYAPAGSALTPYLVPKEELTRAVAVNSITWQVATITGPALGGLLYGWLGGKGVYITSASLCALTIVWILSLKVRTGSASREPVSLKTLVAGLRFVRQKRMLLGSLTLDLFAVLLGGAVALLPIYARDVLHTGPWGLGLLRSAPAAGAAVVAVLLAFRPLGGHAGWKMFIAVAVFGAATLVFGVSTSLPLSLAALAIGGAADMVSVVVRHTLELVSTPDDMRGRVSAVNLMCIGASNELGEFRAGSLAEALGAVHAVVIGAVGTLVVVGLWAWLFPELRNVDRLESAEHRPPRPEQDATESAPSV; encoded by the coding sequence ATGGACAGCCCTTCCGCCCCCGCTCCATCCATCTTCCGTCACCGCGACTTCCGGCTGTATCAAATCGCCCGTCTGTGCGCGGTGCTCGCGGCGCAGATCGAGTCGGTGGCCATCGGCTGGCAGGTGTACGAACTCACCGGGAGCGCGCTCGCGCTGGGCTACACGGGCCTGGCCCAGTTCGTCCCCTTCCTCGCCTTCAGCCTGCTGGGCGGACAGGTGGCGGACCGCTACGACCGCCGCCGCATCCTGGCGCTGTGCCAGGGCGTGATGATGGTGTGCAGCCTGCTGCTGCTGTCCTTCACCCTGGGCCACTTCCAGGACGTGCGGCTCGTCTACGGCATCCTGGTGCTGTTCGGCACCGCGCGGGCCTTCTACGCGCCCGCGGGCTCCGCGCTCACGCCCTACCTGGTGCCGAAGGAGGAGCTGACGCGCGCCGTGGCGGTGAACTCCATCACGTGGCAGGTGGCCACCATCACCGGCCCCGCCCTGGGCGGCCTGCTCTATGGCTGGCTGGGCGGCAAGGGCGTCTACATCACGTCCGCGTCGCTGTGCGCGCTCACCATCGTGTGGATCCTCTCGCTCAAGGTGCGCACCGGCAGCGCGTCGCGCGAGCCCGTCTCCCTGAAGACGCTCGTCGCGGGCCTGCGCTTCGTGCGCCAGAAGCGGATGCTGCTGGGCAGCCTCACCCTGGACCTCTTCGCGGTGCTGCTGGGCGGCGCGGTGGCGCTGCTGCCCATCTACGCACGCGACGTGCTGCACACCGGCCCGTGGGGCCTGGGCCTGTTGCGCAGCGCTCCGGCGGCGGGCGCCGCGGTGGTGGCGGTGCTGCTCGCGTTCCGTCCGCTGGGCGGGCACGCCGGGTGGAAGATGTTCATCGCGGTGGCGGTGTTCGGCGCGGCCACGCTGGTGTTCGGCGTGAGCACGTCCCTGCCCCTGTCGCTCGCGGCGCTGGCCATCGGTGGGGCCGCGGACATGGTGAGCGTGGTGGTGCGCCACACGCTGGAGCTGGTCTCCACGCCGGACGACATGCGCGGCCGCGTGAGCGCGGTGAACCTCATGTGCATTGGCGCCTCCAATGAGCTGGGCGAGTTCCGCGCGGGCTCGCTCGCGGAGGCCCTGGGCGCCGTGCACGCGGTGGTGATTGGCGCCGTGGGCACGCTCGTCGTCGTGGGCCTCTGGGCCTGGCTCTTCCCGGAGCTGCGCAACGTGGACCGGCTGGAGTCCGCCGAGCACCGCCCGCCCCGCCCCGAGCAGGACGCCACCGAGTCCGCGCCCTCCGTCTGA
- a CDS encoding methyltransferase produces the protein MGATGSFLLLLLLWTVLLVGVLSIVVSTLRTGAPPMPSSPGVRRALLDMLPADTRGTVLDLGSGWGDVAFNLADHCPQARIVAYELSWLPWCFSRLRQRLFPRPNLTLVRGDFFAASFRDASCVVCYLSPGIMTRLAPRFAGELPEGARILSHTFGLRGWNPVRFVRLKDLYRTPVYLYEVPPRAPPGE, from the coding sequence GTGGGCGCGACCGGCTCCTTCCTCCTCCTGCTGCTGCTCTGGACGGTGCTCCTCGTCGGGGTGCTGTCCATCGTCGTGTCCACGCTGCGCACGGGCGCGCCGCCCATGCCCAGCTCCCCCGGGGTGCGGCGGGCACTGCTCGACATGCTCCCGGCGGACACGCGGGGCACGGTGCTGGACCTGGGCTCGGGGTGGGGGGACGTGGCCTTCAACCTGGCGGACCACTGCCCCCAGGCGCGCATCGTCGCGTACGAGCTGTCCTGGCTGCCCTGGTGCTTCAGCCGGCTGCGCCAGCGCCTCTTCCCGCGCCCCAACCTCACCCTGGTACGCGGAGACTTCTTCGCCGCGTCCTTCCGGGACGCAAGCTGCGTCGTCTGCTACCTCTCCCCCGGCATCATGACGCGCCTGGCGCCCCGCTTCGCTGGCGAGCTTCCGGAAGGCGCTCGCATCCTGAGTCACACCTTCGGACTCCGGGGGTGGAACCCGGTGCGCTTCGTGCGGCTGAAGGACCTGTACCGCACGCCGGTCTACCTCTACGAAGTGCCGCCCCGCGCGCCGCCCGGTGAGTAG
- a CDS encoding protease: protein MGLGRRNLAWLAVLSAASVTACTPKPAEAPAQQQAPVAATPPPAATPPPSEPAAVTTPKLECALSVHPKAKVGESVEVLFKLTNRGDTPVWVLKWQTPLEGILGTVFQVTRDGEEVQYQGPMVKRAAPSQDSYELIAPGATVENTVEVTQAYDFKKPGTYRITFRDALMDVATRKEDVPRPGGDYKSTPVTCAPVDVTVAAR, encoded by the coding sequence ATGGGGCTTGGACGAAGGAACCTCGCATGGCTCGCGGTGCTGTCCGCCGCCAGTGTCACCGCCTGTACGCCGAAGCCCGCGGAAGCTCCCGCGCAGCAGCAGGCCCCCGTCGCCGCGACGCCGCCGCCCGCCGCCACCCCTCCTCCCTCGGAGCCCGCCGCCGTGACGACCCCCAAGCTGGAGTGCGCCCTGAGCGTCCACCCGAAGGCCAAGGTGGGCGAGTCGGTGGAGGTCCTCTTCAAGCTCACCAACCGCGGCGACACGCCCGTCTGGGTGCTCAAGTGGCAGACCCCGCTGGAGGGCATCCTGGGCACCGTGTTCCAGGTCACCCGCGACGGCGAGGAAGTGCAGTACCAGGGCCCCATGGTGAAGCGCGCCGCCCCGTCCCAGGACAGCTACGAGCTCATCGCCCCGGGCGCGACGGTGGAGAACACCGTGGAGGTGACGCAGGCGTATGACTTCAAGAAGCCGGGCACCTACCGCATCACCTTCCGCGACGCGCTGATGGACGTGGCCACGCGCAAGGAGGACGTCCCCCGCCCGGGCGGCGACTACAAGTCCACCCCGGTGACGTGCGCCCCGGTGGACGTGACGGTCGCCGCGCGCTGA
- a CDS encoding type IV pilus twitching motility protein PilT yields MNKLLTVGVQNGASDIHFRPGDPPIYRVNGVLRPLKMEKLQADHTKQVAMHVMNDPLMKAQVDSVQECDSSYSLPGVARFRVNIYRQRGSLACILRIIPDEIPSIDGLGLPQVLKTIAGNERGLVLVTGATGSGKSSTLASMINHINQTESLHILTIEDPIEFIYKNVKSSISQREIGPDTANFAIALRAALRQDPDVILVGEMRDTETIDIALKASETGHLVLSTVHTTDASRTINRLVSVFPAEEQTMVRMRLADSLKATISQRLLPRATGKGRTVALEIMVQTKTVEQYIRDDRAAELKDVIEKGRDMFGMQSFDQHLTQLYRAGDITLETAQSAASNPADFQRALEFD; encoded by the coding sequence TTGAACAAGCTGCTGACCGTCGGCGTCCAGAACGGGGCTTCGGACATCCACTTCCGGCCGGGTGATCCACCCATCTACCGGGTGAACGGCGTGCTGCGGCCGCTGAAGATGGAAAAGCTCCAAGCGGATCACACGAAGCAGGTGGCGATGCACGTGATGAATGATCCGCTGATGAAGGCGCAGGTGGACAGCGTGCAGGAGTGCGACTCGTCCTACAGCCTTCCGGGCGTGGCGCGTTTCCGGGTGAACATCTACCGGCAGCGCGGCTCGCTGGCGTGCATCCTGCGCATCATCCCGGATGAGATTCCCAGCATCGACGGGCTGGGCCTGCCGCAGGTGCTGAAGACGATCGCCGGCAACGAGCGCGGGCTGGTGCTGGTGACGGGGGCCACGGGGTCCGGCAAGAGCTCCACGCTGGCGTCGATGATCAACCACATCAACCAGACGGAGAGCCTGCACATCCTCACCATCGAGGACCCCATCGAGTTCATCTACAAGAACGTGAAGTCCTCCATCTCGCAGCGGGAGATTGGTCCGGACACGGCGAACTTCGCCATCGCGCTGAGGGCCGCGCTGCGCCAGGACCCGGACGTCATCCTGGTGGGCGAGATGCGCGACACGGAGACCATCGACATCGCGCTGAAGGCGTCGGAGACGGGCCACCTGGTGCTGTCCACGGTGCACACCACGGACGCGTCGCGCACCATCAACCGCCTGGTGTCGGTGTTCCCCGCGGAGGAGCAGACCATGGTGCGCATGCGCCTGGCGGACTCGCTCAAGGCGACCATCTCCCAGCGCTTGCTGCCCAGGGCCACCGGCAAGGGCCGCACGGTGGCGCTGGAGATCATGGTCCAGACGAAGACGGTGGAGCAGTACATCCGGGACGACCGCGCCGCGGAGCTGAAGGACGTCATCGAGAAGGGCCGCGACATGTTCGGCATGCAGTCCTTCGACCAGCACCTGACGCAGCTGTACCGCGCGGGCGACATCACGCTGGAGACGGCGCAGAGCGCGGCCTCCAACCCGGCGGACTTCCAGCGCGCGCTCGAGTTCGACTGA
- a CDS encoding OprO/OprP family phosphate-selective porin: MSASSTAALVAATGLLFASPQARAQAPEPPKASEPPVIQASEEGFTLSSADKAFVLKLRGQLQGDGRFFLEDPDRTGTNTFIVRRMRPILDGTLFGFIDFRFMPDFGLGQSIIQDAYLDFRPGEWVRLRAGRFKTPFGLELLQSDMDNPFIERSLTVDLVPNRDEGLELHGEGEGGRWQYSLAVVNGDPDGASTDANTDDSFDLVARVFALPFKGREPSFLQALGLGVAVTRGLQFGTATNTGLAPWRSPGQQVIFSYLSNADTGETVTAHGQHLRFSPQGHFYLGSFGILAEYVRSSQEVQVADGRARLRHHAWQTAVSWVFGGKASFEGARPAKPFDPKTLQGGALEVAARYHALDVDDAAFPRFANPARSVTGAKGFGVATTFAFNRRVRFALNFHRTNYEGGAPDGDRAPENALLSRFQLTF, translated from the coding sequence GTGTCCGCCTCCTCCACCGCCGCCCTCGTCGCCGCCACGGGCCTGCTGTTCGCTTCACCCCAGGCGCGGGCCCAGGCCCCGGAACCTCCGAAGGCCTCGGAGCCGCCGGTCATCCAGGCGTCGGAAGAGGGCTTCACGCTGTCGTCCGCGGACAAGGCCTTCGTGCTCAAGCTGCGCGGGCAGCTCCAGGGCGACGGGCGCTTCTTCCTGGAGGACCCGGACCGCACCGGCACCAACACGTTCATCGTGCGGCGCATGCGCCCCATCCTGGACGGGACGCTCTTCGGCTTCATCGACTTCCGCTTCATGCCGGACTTCGGCCTGGGGCAGTCCATCATCCAGGACGCGTACCTCGACTTCCGTCCGGGAGAATGGGTCCGCCTGCGCGCGGGCCGGTTCAAGACGCCGTTCGGGCTGGAGCTGCTCCAGTCCGACATGGACAACCCCTTCATCGAGCGCTCGCTCACGGTGGACCTGGTCCCCAACCGCGACGAGGGCCTGGAGCTGCACGGCGAGGGCGAAGGCGGCCGGTGGCAGTACTCGCTGGCGGTGGTGAACGGCGACCCCGACGGCGCCAGCACCGACGCCAACACCGATGACAGCTTCGACCTGGTCGCCCGCGTCTTCGCCCTGCCCTTCAAGGGGCGCGAGCCGTCCTTCCTCCAGGCGCTGGGGCTGGGCGTCGCGGTGACGCGCGGCCTCCAGTTCGGCACGGCCACCAACACCGGCCTCGCGCCCTGGCGCAGCCCGGGCCAGCAGGTCATCTTCAGCTACCTGAGCAACGCGGACACCGGAGAGACGGTCACCGCGCACGGCCAGCACCTGCGCTTCTCGCCCCAGGGCCACTTCTACCTGGGCTCCTTCGGCATCCTCGCGGAGTACGTGCGCTCGTCGCAGGAGGTCCAGGTCGCGGATGGGCGCGCGCGGCTGCGCCACCATGCGTGGCAGACGGCGGTGTCGTGGGTGTTTGGCGGGAAGGCCTCCTTCGAGGGCGCCCGGCCGGCGAAGCCCTTCGACCCGAAGACGCTCCAGGGCGGCGCGCTGGAGGTGGCGGCGCGCTACCACGCGCTGGACGTGGACGACGCCGCCTTCCCCCGCTTCGCCAACCCCGCGCGGTCGGTGACGGGCGCGAAGGGCTTCGGCGTGGCCACCACCTTCGCCTTCAACCGGCGCGTGAGATTCGCCCTGAACTTCCACCGCACGAACTACGAGGGCGGCGCCCCGGACGGCGACCGCGCCCCCGAGAACGCCCTCCTGTCCCGCTTCCAGCTCACGTTCTGA